TACAAAGACAAAATTTAAAATTAACTGATGATACCCAAATGAGAATTTTTCGAAAGTTAATGAGATTTATGTCTGAATTTAATATTACAGCAGAATCAAAAGAAACAATAAAGGAATTAATCAAGGATTATAATCTTAAGATTTTACAAGAAAGCCTAAAGTTATATCAAGCAGAAGAGAGACCATCAATTGAAGATTTGGTCGACACGCTTTCGAATCATGTATTTTTAGATAGAAAGCCTAACGGAAGTGTAGGATTTGTGAATGACTTCATATTTGGAAACCTTGTGGGTGAAAATTTAATTTATAACAAATTTCAAGAACATTATAAGGAAAAATTTACAGAAGTTATACCGCAAGATTTTGCATTAAAATCAATAGATTCATTTAAAATTCAAAGTAAGGATAAGAAAAAATCTTTATGGTCTATTTATTCAGAGTCATCTTTCAAATATGATGTGAGTTTTTATTTTGAGTTAGATTATAGTTTACTGAAAAAGTTCGATAGAATTTATAAAAACCTTTTTTTGACAGACAAAACAATATCAAATGTCGAATTTAATAATGATTGCTATTTTGAAGAATGTATTTTTTCAAGTGTAACTTTTGAAAATTGCATATTTAATTTATCAAAATTTAAAACATCATCTTTTCAAAATTGTAATTTCTATGATTGCACCTTGATTATTCAGTCTAGTGATATTGAATACCATGATTTTATTATATATGCTTCGTATTCCAATAATACTTTTCTTAATGATATTGCAGATCATTTCAGCCAAGATTATTCAATTGGAGATAGTGATAAAAAATTGGAAGAAGAAGAAGTTTTAAGACATTTTTTTCAGATTGATGGAGTAAAACCAAGAGCCAGAAAGTTTTCATATATAAAAAAGTCATTAAGTGATTATTCAGATAGGGAAGTTAGCAAAGTAATTGAAGGCCTAAAAAGGAAAGAATATTTACATTTTAAAGATGATGTAGGTTTTATTACTAGAGAAGCTATAAATTATTTAAATCATAATAGATAATATGAATGCAGGATTTAAAATTATTGAACGAGAAATTTTAGAAAAAATTAAAGATGAACTAGATAAGATAGGAATGTTTTATAGATTATTTGGTAGAATTAAAGATGATAAATCAATTAAAGAGAAAATTTCTAGAAAGTTTGAAGAAGGACAAGAATATAAAATTGAAGGTAAAAAGATACAAGATTTGTTAGGTATAAGAGTAGTTACATACTTTAAAGATGATATAATTTTGGTAAAAGAAATTTTAAGTAAAAAATTTGATTTTATTGATGAAGAAATAGATGAATTAGATCTAACAGTTTTTAAACCTAAACGAACAAATATTATATGCGAATTCAGTAATGATCAAAAAGAAGTGATGCAAGAAGTCAAAAAGGCGACACAAAATATTGATTATGAACTGATAGATGATACTTTTGAATTGCAATTAAGAACAGTTCTCTCTGAAGGATGGCACGAAATCGATCACGGATTAAGATATAAATGTAAATTGGACTGGCAAGGACGTACTGAAGAAGAGAGAATGTTAAATGGTATTTATGCCACTTTGGAGACAAATGATATAGTATTAA
This portion of the Flavobacterium lindanitolerans genome encodes:
- a CDS encoding RelA/SpoT domain-containing protein, translating into MNAGFKIIEREILEKIKDELDKIGMFYRLFGRIKDDKSIKEKISRKFEEGQEYKIEGKKIQDLLGIRVVTYFKDDIILVKEILSKKFDFIDEEIDELDLTVFKPKRTNIICEFSNDQKEVMQEVKKATQNIDYELIDDTFELQLRTVLSEGWHEIDHGLRYKCKLDWQGRTEEERMLNGIYATLETNDIVLKNLFNELAYKHFKNNNWEALMRTKFRLKFQMGSLNSEIIDILDKKMVIGKKILKLDRIEVLKKIAKSDFSLPVNLNNLFYLINGFEIKDEDVFAITPELIISFFKKQ